The Thermoplasmata archaeon genome window below encodes:
- a CDS encoding NADH-quinone oxidoreductase subunit D produces the protein MSEMWINMGPQHPMTHGLWNLRVKIDGEQVLDVDPEMGYLHRGIEKISEDRHYNEVITLMDRCCYVAGLSWEHLYVLAAEQALHVEPPERAEYIRVMSDEFQRIGSHVMWYAAFVQDIGLMTPFLYGMRDRDLVLDLFQSYTGARMTCEYMRVGGVRNDLPPGFIGEARKVCDWLMDRFVEYDQLCLNSDIFHKRCDGLGVMNARACIDHGITGPMLRSAGVRRDLRKDRPYSAYDRLEFDVALAEAGDVTARYLVRMEEMRQSIRIIRQTLDWLEHHPGPVLAQELPRWLGAPYAPVGREGYLLKRNYPKGLGFSAIEEPHGEALAYVVNEGSEHPYRVKFRSPVFANVSAARQYLVGYRVADIPPIMGSVDVCVGEVDR, from the coding sequence ATGTCTGAGATGTGGATCAACATGGGGCCCCAGCACCCCATGACGCATGGCCTGTGGAATCTCCGCGTGAAGATCGACGGGGAGCAGGTCCTGGACGTCGACCCCGAGATGGGATACCTGCATCGAGGGATCGAGAAGATCAGCGAGGATCGTCACTACAACGAAGTGATCACCCTGATGGATCGTTGCTGCTACGTCGCCGGACTGTCCTGGGAGCACCTGTACGTCCTCGCGGCGGAGCAGGCGCTCCACGTCGAGCCGCCCGAGCGCGCCGAGTACATCCGCGTGATGAGCGACGAGTTCCAGCGGATCGGTTCCCACGTGATGTGGTACGCCGCCTTTGTCCAGGACATCGGGCTGATGACGCCGTTCCTCTATGGGATGCGGGACCGCGATCTCGTCCTCGATCTCTTCCAGAGCTACACGGGCGCCCGGATGACATGCGAGTACATGCGGGTCGGCGGAGTTCGCAACGATCTGCCTCCGGGGTTCATCGGCGAGGCGCGCAAGGTCTGCGACTGGCTCATGGACCGCTTCGTCGAGTACGACCAGCTCTGCCTCAACTCCGACATCTTCCACAAGCGCTGCGACGGCCTCGGCGTGATGAACGCGCGGGCCTGCATCGATCACGGGATCACCGGTCCGATGCTCCGAAGCGCGGGCGTCCGCCGCGACCTGAGGAAGGACCGGCCCTACTCGGCGTACGACCGGCTCGAGTTCGATGTCGCCCTCGCGGAGGCGGGGGACGTGACGGCGCGCTACCTCGTACGGATGGAGGAGATGCGCCAGTCGATCCGAATCATCCGCCAGACGCTCGACTGGCTCGAGCACCACCCGGGGCCGGTGCTGGCGCAGGAGCTTCCCCGCTGGCTCGGAGCGCCGTACGCTCCCGTCGGCCGGGAGGGTTACCTGCTCAAGCGCAACTATCCGAAGGGGCTCGGCTTCTCCGCGATCGAGGAGCCGCACGGCGAGGCGCTCGCCTACGTGGTGAACGAAGGATCCGAGCACCCCTATCGCGTAAAGTTCCGCTCGCCCGTGTTCGCCAACGTCAGCGCGGCCCGGCAGTACCTGGTCGGCTACCGGGTCGCCGACATCCCCCCCATCATGGGCAGCGTCGACGTCTGCGTCGGGGAAGTCGACCGGTAG
- the nuoL gene encoding NADH-quinone oxidoreductase subunit L, with product MDLSILFGWAFLVPLLPALAFVIIGVLGKHLGRFEHGGWIAVLLSGAAMVLGVLIAVGEMLNPNSYTDVSYTWFHVGASGPFANGVSFVVGTLVDPISALMLIVVTVVGFLVMLYSVGYMHHDEGLPRYYALLSLFLTAMLGVVLSDNLLEFFLFWELVGVCSYFLIGFYWRKPSASSAAKEAFLVTRIGDVMFLLGIFIYFSVYAMTGPNGGWAANGFLFVHGSTSFIPIGAPGSSTLLTVAGLMLLGGAAGKSAQFPLDVWLPDAMEGPTTVSALIHAATMVAAGVYLLVVGSIFLGGYTSTVLFAIVAVGGFTTFYAATMAVVNTDIKRVIAYSTISQLGYMVLAVGAGFAMVGLYQLFTHAFFKALLFLAAGAIIHTIVTQDLFRMGGLAKKMRYTSIAFLIGALALSGIPPFAGFWSKDDVLASVYSQLGAHPEYWPFFILAFVTVFLTAYYIFRVYFLAFSGERTRDASLPAAHEVPWVMLVPMMVLAGFAVVAGLFVFVPSFGSLFTGIPGLATNVPPSYGPTDLLLSAISVTLAGAGILLAWVLWGNGRVYELRASSPAHSIRNLLLARYHVKAAYDWVGMVGMYTVARAADFFDRFVIDGAVKGFERSFRSMSDGMRRIQTGLVSDYAAYVVAGVIAVFVLLLFVAPYLASLFGGG from the coding sequence ATGGACCTATCGATCCTGTTCGGCTGGGCGTTCCTCGTACCGCTCCTTCCGGCACTCGCCTTCGTGATCATCGGGGTCCTGGGCAAGCACCTCGGACGGTTCGAGCACGGAGGCTGGATCGCGGTCCTTCTCTCGGGAGCGGCGATGGTGCTCGGGGTCCTCATCGCGGTCGGCGAGATGCTGAACCCGAACTCGTACACCGACGTCAGCTACACCTGGTTCCACGTCGGCGCCTCCGGACCGTTCGCCAACGGGGTCTCCTTCGTCGTGGGGACGCTCGTCGATCCGATCTCGGCGTTGATGCTCATCGTGGTCACGGTCGTCGGATTCCTCGTGATGCTGTACTCCGTAGGGTACATGCACCACGACGAGGGTCTCCCTCGGTACTACGCGCTGCTCTCGCTGTTCCTGACGGCGATGCTCGGCGTGGTCCTCTCCGACAACCTGCTCGAGTTCTTCCTGTTCTGGGAGCTCGTCGGCGTTTGCTCGTACTTCCTCATCGGGTTCTACTGGCGCAAGCCGAGCGCCTCGAGCGCGGCGAAGGAGGCGTTCCTGGTCACGCGGATCGGCGACGTGATGTTCCTCCTCGGAATTTTCATCTACTTCTCGGTCTACGCGATGACCGGCCCGAACGGCGGCTGGGCCGCGAACGGTTTCCTGTTCGTCCACGGGAGTACGTCGTTCATCCCGATCGGCGCCCCGGGGAGCAGCACGCTGCTCACCGTCGCGGGTCTCATGTTGCTGGGCGGAGCCGCCGGCAAGAGCGCCCAGTTCCCCCTCGATGTGTGGCTCCCGGACGCGATGGAAGGCCCCACGACCGTCTCCGCGCTCATCCACGCTGCGACGATGGTCGCCGCCGGCGTCTATCTGCTGGTCGTGGGGAGCATCTTCCTCGGAGGGTACACCTCGACCGTCCTGTTCGCGATCGTGGCGGTCGGAGGGTTCACCACCTTCTACGCGGCCACCATGGCCGTCGTCAATACCGACATCAAACGGGTGATCGCGTACTCGACGATCAGTCAGCTCGGCTACATGGTCCTCGCCGTCGGAGCCGGCTTCGCCATGGTCGGCCTGTATCAACTGTTCACGCACGCGTTCTTCAAGGCGCTCTTGTTCCTTGCCGCGGGCGCCATCATCCACACGATCGTCACGCAGGACCTGTTCCGGATGGGCGGTCTTGCGAAGAAGATGCGCTACACGTCGATCGCGTTCTTAATCGGCGCGCTCGCGCTCTCGGGGATCCCGCCGTTCGCCGGGTTCTGGAGCAAGGACGACGTCCTGGCGTCGGTGTATAGCCAGCTCGGGGCGCACCCGGAGTACTGGCCGTTCTTCATCCTGGCCTTCGTAACGGTCTTCCTGACGGCCTACTACATCTTCCGGGTCTACTTCCTCGCCTTCTCCGGCGAACGCACCCGAGATGCCAGCCTGCCCGCGGCGCACGAGGTCCCCTGGGTGATGCTGGTACCGATGATGGTCCTTGCCGGGTTCGCGGTCGTCGCCGGACTCTTCGTCTTCGTCCCGAGCTTCGGGTCGCTGTTCACGGGGATCCCCGGCCTTGCGACCAACGTGCCCCCATCGTACGGACCGACCGACCTCCTCCTCTCGGCGATCTCGGTGACGCTGGCCGGCGCCGGGATCCTCCTCGCGTGGGTTCTCTGGGGCAACGGCCGCGTCTACGAGCTCAGGGCGAGCTCGCCCGCCCACTCGATCCGCAACCTCCTCCTCGCCCGGTACCACGTCAAGGCGGCCTACGATTGGGTCGGGATGGTCGGCATGTACACGGTCGCCCGGGCCGCCGATTTCTTCGACCGGTTCGTCATCGACGGTGCCGTGAAGGGGTTCGAACGCTCGTTCCGCTCGATGAGCGACGGGATGCGTCGGATCCAGACCGGGCTCGTCTCCGACTACGCCGCGTATGTCGTCGCCGGGGTCATCGCGGTGTTCGTTCTCCTGCTGTTCGTCGCGCCGTACCTCGCGTCGTTGTTCGGAGGTGGCTAG
- a CDS encoding complex I subunit 1 family protein produces the protein MTTSLLSVSTALSSILLNGVGSIFPAPIQGWLTNGNTIDALGILIFGVILLAASMLNTIFLIWWERKLLGRFMDRRGAMHVGYAGLLQNFADGFKLFRKDTVRPRDADSMGFFVGPTAYLVTSLVIFAILPISTGWNSGNLPLSLLLAITIFSFAPLFIFISAWSSNNKYSLIGGMRSAAQMIAYEVPILLAIVAVVIVSGTFSLDTIVAEQQNYWYWGPLFLAMVVFVAGMLAEMERIPFDLPEAEAELVEGWNTEYGGMMFAYFMLTDYVRVLLGCFLIVLLFLGGWTMPSWVPSAWTSFPLAGIFWFMLKAYAVFTVFVWIRASLPRVRTDQLLRVGWNRMIPLSLVSIVLAAGLVLAKCIPVFGCLPNLGG, from the coding sequence ATGACCACTTCGCTGCTTTCCGTCTCCACCGCTCTCTCGTCGATCCTGCTCAACGGCGTGGGATCGATCTTTCCGGCGCCGATCCAGGGTTGGCTGACGAACGGGAACACGATCGATGCGCTGGGGATCCTGATCTTCGGGGTCATCCTGCTCGCCGCGAGCATGCTCAACACGATCTTCCTGATCTGGTGGGAGCGCAAGCTCCTCGGGCGGTTCATGGACCGGCGCGGCGCGATGCACGTCGGCTACGCCGGGCTCCTGCAGAACTTCGCGGACGGGTTCAAACTGTTCCGCAAGGACACCGTGCGCCCCCGGGACGCGGATTCGATGGGGTTCTTCGTCGGCCCGACCGCCTACCTCGTCACGAGCCTCGTCATCTTCGCCATCCTCCCCATCTCCACGGGATGGAATTCCGGGAATCTCCCCCTGAGCCTCCTGCTCGCGATCACGATCTTCTCCTTCGCGCCGCTCTTCATCTTCATCAGCGCCTGGTCGAGCAACAACAAGTACTCGCTGATCGGCGGGATGCGCTCCGCCGCGCAGATGATCGCTTACGAGGTCCCGATCCTCCTCGCGATCGTCGCCGTCGTCATCGTTTCCGGCACGTTCAGCCTCGACACGATCGTCGCCGAACAGCAGAACTACTGGTACTGGGGACCGCTCTTCCTCGCGATGGTCGTCTTCGTCGCCGGAATGCTCGCCGAGATGGAACGGATCCCGTTCGATCTCCCCGAGGCCGAGGCGGAGCTGGTCGAGGGTTGGAACACCGAGTACGGCGGGATGATGTTTGCGTACTTCATGCTCACCGACTACGTTCGAGTCCTCCTCGGATGCTTCCTCATCGTCCTGCTCTTCCTCGGCGGCTGGACGATGCCGAGCTGGGTGCCGAGCGCCTGGACGAGCTTCCCGCTCGCGGGCATCTTCTGGTTCATGCTCAAGGCCTACGCGGTGTTCACCGTCTTCGTCTGGATCCGAGCCTCGCTGCCTCGCGTGCGCACCGACCAGCTCCTCCGTGTGGGCTGGAACCGCATGATCCCGCTCAGCCTCGTTTCGATCGTGCTCGCGGCGGGACTCGTCCTCGCCAAGTGCATCCCGGTCTTCGGTTGCCTCCCGAACCTGGGGGGATGA
- a CDS encoding 4Fe-4S binding protein, translated as MAGAQAEEKTKPSRSILWVARPMLTAARQFGRSLIRPSTIVYPFERLEDPKFRDRVGVGSGMPIGVGHIWDNYRGVHALNIATCISCNLCAFSCPDLCIDMVTVPGGDPKHPKKSPQIDYGKCSYCGFCSDACPEGCLTMTTRYELSVTKRAEMVYSPQKLQEVFERKLPMNPVRVERPANEDAILLEPPLCIGCNACARDCPTNCITMLDIPKAEPKPGEKVAKRIWKEPVVNDSDCVRCGTCISVCPKECLFWGTRT; from the coding sequence ATGGCGGGTGCACAGGCCGAGGAGAAAACGAAGCCGAGCCGGTCGATCCTGTGGGTCGCCCGGCCGATGCTCACGGCGGCCCGTCAGTTCGGTCGCAGCCTCATCCGGCCGAGCACGATCGTCTACCCGTTCGAGCGCCTCGAGGACCCGAAGTTCCGCGACCGCGTCGGGGTCGGCTCCGGCATGCCCATCGGGGTCGGGCACATCTGGGACAACTACCGAGGCGTGCACGCGCTGAACATCGCCACGTGCATCAGCTGCAACCTGTGCGCGTTCAGCTGCCCGGATCTGTGCATCGACATGGTCACGGTCCCCGGTGGGGACCCGAAGCACCCGAAGAAGAGCCCCCAGATCGACTACGGAAAGTGCAGCTACTGCGGCTTCTGCTCGGACGCCTGCCCCGAGGGCTGCCTCACGATGACCACGCGCTACGAGCTGTCGGTCACCAAGCGCGCGGAGATGGTCTACTCCCCCCAGAAGCTCCAGGAAGTCTTCGAGCGAAAGCTTCCGATGAATCCGGTCCGCGTCGAGCGGCCGGCGAACGAGGACGCGATCCTGCTCGAACCGCCGCTGTGCATCGGATGCAACGCATGCGCGCGGGACTGCCCCACCAATTGCATCACCATGCTCGATATCCCGAAGGCCGAGCCGAAGCCCGGGGAGAAGGTCGCGAAGCGGATCTGGAAGGAGCCGGTCGTTAACGATTCCGACTGCGTGCGCTGCGGTACCTGCATCAGCGTCTGCCCGAAGGAATGCCTGTTCTGGGGGACTCGCACGTGA
- a CDS encoding NADH-quinone oxidoreductase subunit B family protein yields the protein MSAAPENVPRPLAPAPAMPSSVLPMADAAPAVPFLEIEALRAQQFIPAAKEALGAMIAEQGRDKLTRPIFNWAGRNSLFPLHWGLACCAIEFAAAFGARWDAERFGVVPRSSPRQCDLMIVNGTVTWKVAHKLVTLYEQMPEPKWVIAMGNCATGGGPFRTAYSVVPGVDKLVPVDLYIAGCPPRPEAMLDGILKLEQLIRERKE from the coding sequence ATGAGCGCGGCTCCCGAGAACGTCCCTCGACCGCTGGCTCCCGCCCCCGCCATGCCGTCCTCGGTCCTTCCGATGGCCGACGCGGCCCCCGCCGTTCCGTTCCTTGAGATTGAGGCGCTCCGCGCCCAGCAGTTTATCCCCGCCGCGAAGGAGGCCCTCGGCGCCATGATCGCGGAGCAAGGCCGGGACAAGCTGACCCGGCCCATCTTCAACTGGGCCGGACGGAACTCGCTCTTCCCACTCCACTGGGGCCTCGCCTGCTGCGCGATCGAGTTCGCGGCGGCGTTCGGCGCCCGCTGGGATGCGGAGCGCTTCGGGGTCGTGCCGCGCTCGTCTCCGCGCCAGTGCGACCTCATGATCGTCAACGGGACCGTGACGTGGAAGGTGGCGCACAAGCTCGTCACGCTCTACGAGCAGATGCCCGAGCCGAAGTGGGTCATCGCGATGGGCAACTGCGCCACCGGCGGTGGCCCGTTCCGGACGGCGTACTCGGTCGTGCCTGGCGTCGACAAGCTCGTCCCCGTGGACCTCTACATCGCCGGGTGCCCGCCGCGCCCGGAGGCGATGCTCGATGGGATCTTGAAGCTCGAACAGCTCATTCGGGAGCGAAAGGAGTAG
- the nuoK gene encoding NADH-quinone oxidoreductase subunit NuoK gives MTTLAITGFLALSFALFAIAIFGILTRRNFILLLVSLEIGMNAAILNFVYFAALAPVNAGSTSGLSGQSIAVVLIGFAATEIAVGLAIVLALNRSKGSINVADSTTLRN, from the coding sequence ATGACGACGCTCGCGATCACCGGGTTCCTCGCTCTGTCCTTCGCGCTCTTCGCGATCGCGATCTTCGGGATCCTCACGCGTCGGAACTTCATCCTGCTCCTGGTCTCGCTGGAGATCGGGATGAACGCCGCGATCCTGAACTTCGTCTACTTCGCCGCGCTGGCGCCCGTGAACGCGGGATCGACGAGCGGGCTATCCGGTCAGTCGATCGCGGTCGTGCTGATCGGCTTCGCCGCGACCGAGATCGCGGTGGGACTCGCGATCGTGCTCGCGCTCAACCGTTCGAAGGGATCGATCAACGTCGCCGACTCGACCACCCTGAGGAACTGA
- the ndhC gene encoding NADH-quinone oxidoreductase subunit A, with protein MDAGLDTFLVFAGIAAAFGIGSIFANRMLGAKRRRSYLQLTTYECGEEAEGEAQIDFPTQHYAFAIVFVAVDVIGFILALWALTFRGVNSSWYPAFIAFGFAILAIIGIYYALSGERRWVV; from the coding sequence ATGGACGCGGGACTGGACACTTTCCTCGTCTTCGCCGGCATCGCGGCCGCCTTCGGCATCGGCTCGATCTTCGCGAACCGCATGCTCGGGGCGAAGCGACGGCGCTCCTACCTTCAGCTCACGACGTACGAATGCGGCGAGGAGGCCGAGGGTGAGGCGCAGATCGACTTCCCCACCCAGCACTACGCTTTCGCGATCGTGTTCGTCGCGGTCGACGTGATCGGGTTCATTCTCGCGCTGTGGGCGCTGACGTTCCGGGGCGTCAACTCCTCCTGGTACCCCGCCTTCATCGCCTTCGGGTTCGCAATTCTGGCGATCATCGGCATCTACTACGCGCTCAGCGGCGAGCGCCGGTGGGTCGTATGA
- a CDS encoding NADH-quinone oxidoreductase subunit M, translating into MDFSTLPIIPITLGTLAAGTVLTFASGRWARWVALATSVVFLLEIGLMFLGYTSWPGRSSSLVPQFGEYQSYPWISLSWLQINFTVGIDGISLILILLTGFLQIATVVYTWNETKRPSAWFGLVLMTCLGSFGVFVSLDILLFFLFWETVLVPMFFIIGYWGGPNRRYAALKFFVYTHVASIVMLIGLLALVFYSGASSFDFSSIYAAAQGLTGIVPVVLFLSLFFGFGVKFPIVPFHTWLPDAHVEAPTGGSVLLAGLLLKLGGYGLIRWAVIILPTTLTQVDPILFFVAFLSIVWGAVLSLSQRDLKRMIAYSSINHMGIVLLAISLNSALGLTAAVLLMFAHGVVSALLFMGAGTFHHTYGTRDIPSVGGINSRTPILASLIMIGSLASLGLPALISFPAEFAALLATWDGLTYLVLIPLIGLVVTAAFYIWMMQRVLFGPPKGIPNDAHDVPPAEGLGMGMLAALTVIFGVLPFLLVNVITMSPITGWHG; encoded by the coding sequence ATGGATTTCTCGACCCTCCCGATCATACCGATCACCCTCGGCACGCTGGCGGCCGGCACGGTGCTCACCTTCGCGAGCGGTCGGTGGGCCCGCTGGGTGGCGCTCGCGACCTCGGTCGTCTTCCTCCTCGAGATCGGCCTGATGTTCCTCGGCTACACGAGCTGGCCGGGCCGGTCGAGCTCGCTGGTCCCGCAGTTCGGGGAGTACCAGTCGTATCCATGGATCAGCCTGTCCTGGCTGCAGATCAACTTCACGGTCGGGATCGACGGGATCTCGCTGATCCTGATCCTGCTGACGGGGTTCCTCCAGATCGCGACGGTCGTGTACACCTGGAACGAGACGAAGCGCCCCTCCGCCTGGTTCGGCCTCGTCCTGATGACGTGCCTCGGGAGCTTCGGGGTCTTTGTCTCGCTCGACATCCTCCTGTTCTTCCTGTTCTGGGAGACCGTGCTCGTCCCGATGTTCTTCATCATCGGGTACTGGGGCGGCCCCAACCGCCGGTACGCCGCGCTCAAATTCTTCGTGTACACCCACGTCGCATCGATCGTCATGCTCATCGGTCTGCTGGCCCTCGTCTTTTACTCCGGGGCCAGCTCGTTCGACTTCTCCTCGATCTACGCCGCGGCCCAGGGTCTCACAGGGATCGTCCCGGTGGTGCTCTTCCTCTCGCTGTTCTTCGGCTTCGGCGTCAAGTTCCCGATCGTACCGTTCCACACCTGGCTGCCCGACGCGCATGTCGAGGCTCCCACGGGAGGCTCGGTCCTGCTCGCCGGGCTGTTGCTCAAGCTCGGAGGCTACGGGCTGATCCGGTGGGCGGTGATCATCCTACCGACCACGCTGACCCAGGTCGATCCGATCCTGTTCTTCGTCGCGTTCCTGTCGATCGTTTGGGGAGCCGTGCTCTCGCTCTCCCAGCGCGATCTCAAGCGGATGATCGCGTACTCGTCGATCAACCACATGGGGATCGTCCTCCTCGCGATCTCCCTGAACTCCGCGCTCGGGCTCACGGCCGCGGTGCTGCTCATGTTCGCGCACGGCGTTGTCAGCGCGCTCCTGTTCATGGGGGCGGGGACGTTCCACCATACCTACGGGACGCGCGACATCCCGAGCGTCGGGGGCATCAACTCGCGCACGCCGATCCTCGCCTCGTTGATCATGATCGGGAGCTTAGCGTCGCTCGGGTTACCCGCGTTGATCAGCTTCCCCGCCGAGTTCGCGGCCCTGCTCGCCACGTGGGACGGGCTCACGTACCTCGTGCTGATCCCGCTCATCGGGCTCGTCGTCACCGCGGCGTTCTACATCTGGATGATGCAGCGCGTGCTGTTCGGTCCTCCGAAAGGGATCCCGAACGACGCGCACGACGTCCCGCCGGCCGAAGGGCTCGGGATGGGCATGCTCGCGGCGCTCACCGTCATCTTCGGGGTACTGCCGTTCCTGCTCGTGAACGTGATCACGATGTCGCCGATCACGGGGTGGCACGGATGA
- a CDS encoding NADH-quinone oxidoreductase subunit C, with product MAAEEWAQELARHLGDRMLSLIPFARTLGRVKFRPEAALEVFRAVHDDLGFDHLSMVGGIDWVDHREVIYTVWSDRRVAYLFLSADLVGDAPHIETASAVWPGANWHERETWELVGIQFDHHPDLRHLLMPDGYAFNPLLRSFKLHEPEELEVKTRHV from the coding sequence ATGGCAGCGGAGGAGTGGGCTCAGGAACTCGCTCGTCACCTCGGCGACCGGATGCTCTCGCTCATCCCGTTTGCCCGGACGCTCGGCCGAGTGAAGTTCCGCCCGGAGGCGGCGCTGGAGGTCTTCCGCGCGGTGCACGACGACCTCGGCTTCGACCATCTGTCGATGGTCGGCGGCATCGATTGGGTGGACCACCGCGAGGTCATCTACACGGTCTGGTCCGATCGCCGCGTCGCTTACCTGTTCTTGTCGGCCGACCTGGTCGGAGACGCCCCGCACATCGAAACCGCGAGCGCGGTGTGGCCCGGCGCGAACTGGCACGAACGAGAGACCTGGGAGCTCGTCGGGATCCAGTTCGACCACCACCCGGACCTGCGCCACCTCTTGATGCCGGATGGGTACGCGTTCAACCCGCTGCTCCGCTCCTTCAAGCTTCACGAGCCAGAGGAACTGGAGGTGAAGACGCGCCATGTCTGA
- a CDS encoding GNAT family protein, with translation MREPEFRPPLALVGKHLELVPLQTEHAPALSEAGRDPKVWTYIRSGAATTLSAMTAQIGVLLERQRAGTDLCFTVRRLPGHEPVGMTRFLRVDRESRGVEIGGTWYDPAYWRTPLNTEAKYLLLHHAFDVEHVHRVQLQTDARNVRSQRAIERLGAVREGQMREDVLMPDGVWRSSVLYSILESEWPAVRRSLEEKLARPWPTPA, from the coding sequence ATGCGTGAACCGGAGTTCCGGCCGCCGCTCGCGCTGGTCGGGAAGCACCTGGAGCTGGTCCCACTCCAGACCGAACACGCCCCGGCGCTCTCGGAAGCCGGTCGAGATCCGAAGGTTTGGACGTACATCCGATCCGGCGCCGCGACGACGCTTTCTGCGATGACCGCTCAGATCGGAGTACTGCTCGAGCGTCAACGAGCGGGTACCGATCTCTGCTTCACGGTCCGGCGGTTGCCCGGCCACGAGCCGGTCGGGATGACCCGGTTCCTACGGGTCGATCGGGAAAGTCGTGGCGTAGAGATCGGTGGGACCTGGTACGATCCCGCCTACTGGCGGACCCCTCTGAACACCGAGGCGAAGTACCTGCTCCTCCACCATGCCTTCGACGTCGAGCACGTCCACCGGGTCCAGCTCCAGACCGATGCGCGGAACGTACGCTCGCAGCGGGCCATCGAGCGGCTGGGAGCGGTCCGGGAGGGCCAGATGCGCGAGGACGTGCTCATGCCGGACGGCGTGTGGCGCTCTTCCGTGCTCTACAGCATCCTCGAGTCCGAGTGGCCGGCCGTGCGCCGGAGCCTGGAAGAGAAACTGGCCCGTCCCTGGCCGACTCCCGCCTGA
- a CDS encoding NADH-quinone oxidoreductase subunit J, producing MSPEELAFLALALIAIVTGTLALLVRELIHTIVWIGVFFVDLAALYFLLLAPFLGVLQLGVYAGAVTILLLFGIMVTRKRIFSREAATGITAVPVALAVVAFIFLLIALPEFPQGELTVRSYDPSLLSQNLFGPGGPWLLLLGLVMLSALIGAIYLVREGRE from the coding sequence GTGAGCCCCGAGGAACTGGCGTTCCTCGCCCTCGCCTTGATCGCGATTGTCACGGGCACGCTGGCCCTGCTCGTGCGCGAATTGATCCACACGATCGTCTGGATCGGGGTGTTCTTCGTCGACCTCGCCGCGCTCTACTTCCTCCTCCTCGCCCCCTTCCTGGGGGTCCTCCAGCTCGGCGTGTACGCCGGCGCGGTGACGATCCTGCTCCTGTTCGGTATCATGGTCACGCGCAAGCGGATCTTCTCCCGGGAGGCCGCGACCGGGATCACGGCGGTTCCGGTGGCGCTCGCCGTCGTGGCGTTCATCTTCCTGCTGATCGCCTTACCCGAGTTCCCCCAAGGTGAGCTCACCGTCCGTTCCTACGACCCGTCCCTCCTCTCCCAGAACCTCTTCGGCCCCGGGGGGCCGTGGCTCCTCCTTCTCGGTCTCGTGATGCTCAGCGCGCTGATCGGCGCGATCTACCTCGTACGGGAGGGTCGCGAATAG